The DNA region CGTGCAGCACGGTATCGAGCCGGTGCCCGGCGTTCATCAGGTCCCTGGTCTGCTCGCAGAGCGACTCCAGGAACCGGGCCGTGTCGTCGAGCGCCTGGTACACCCGCTCCCTGCCCACGATCGGCACACCGTGGCCGGGCAGCAGCAGTTCGGCGCCGAGCTCCTGCATGGCGCGCAGTGCATGGGCCCAGTCCTCCGGATACCGCTGCACCTTCTGCGGATTGCCCGCGTTCGGGGTGTTCCAGATGAAGAGGTCACCGGTGCACAGCGCCTTGAGTTCGGGAACCCACACATAGGTGCTGTCGTCCGTCTCGCCCTTGGCGTGCACCAGCTCGAAGGTCAGATCGCCGCGCTCGACGGTCATCCGGTCGCGGTAGGTGGTGTCGGGGTAGCGATAGGTGGACGGCCAGTCCAGCGACGGTACGCCGAACTGCCTGCGGTTGATCCAGGTGTTGTAGCCCGCCGTGCTGACGTACCGGTCGAAGCGGGCCGTGACCGCTTCGTGCGCGATCACCTCGGGACGGGGGCGCCCCTCGCTGTCCGCCTGCGCGTCGAACGGCGCGACACCGAAGACATGGTCCACATGGCCGTGCGTATAGACGACGGTACTGACCGGCTGATCGCTGAAGGCGCGGACCGCCTCGTGCAGCGGAGCCGCCGTCCGTATGTCGCCGGAGTCCACCAGCACCAGTCCGTCGCCGGTGTCGAACACCGCCACATTGGCGAAGGCGGGCAGGAATCCGACCCGCTCGCGCACGGGCACCAGTTCCGCGCCGGTGTACGCCCCGGACAGGTGGGCCAGCAGCGTGTCCTCGCCCTGCCACACCCGGTCGATATAGCTGAGATAGTCCGTCGGCTTGTGCTCGGTCATACCCGCGGCTCCTTCGGTGCTGTACGGCGGACGGCCAGGAACCCGAGTCTCGGCTGCGGAGGTGACCTGCGACACCCGCTCTCGTCACACCTCGGCGGGCCGCGTACTGTGACGTGTCACAAGATCCTCCGGGGAGAGGGAGCACCGACGTGACGCTGTCCGACGGGGCCAGGGTCCTCGCCCTGCGTTGCGAGCCCAAGGTCAATGGGCTGGCGCGGCACATGTCCCGTGAGTCCTTCGAGCAGCTCCCCGGGTACGCGGGGCTCCCGGACGATGTGAAGGACCTGGAGATCGCCGCGACCGTCCGGCACGGCGTACGCCTCTTTCTCCGCCGCGTCACCGAACCGCACCCCGGTCCGGGCGGGCTCCGCCTCTTCCGGGAGCGGGCGGCGCAGCGCGCGGAGGAGGGAATGCCACTGCATCTGCTGCTGCGCAGCCACGCGCTCGGCGTCTATGTCCTGTGGCAGTTGCTGCGGGAGACGGCGGAGCCCGGCGAGGAGGGTGCACTGATCGAACTGGTCGATCTGCTGCTCCGGTCGCACCACTCCCTGGTCGGTGCGGTGGCCGAGACCTATATGGACGAGCGGTCCGCGCTGGAGGCGGAACAGCGCGAGCGGCGTCGCTCCCTGATACGCGGATTTCTCGACGGGACGCTGGAACCCGGCCGCGCCCTGCTTGAGCAGCTCGGCCTCGACGGGCCCGCGCTCGTGCTCGCCGTCGTCCTGGAACCCTCGGCCGACGCAGGTGCGGAACCGGGCGATGCGGACCAGGGCGGTGCGGAACCCGGCGGTCCGGAACCGGGGAACGCGGTGACCATACG from Streptomyces sp. NBC_01591 includes:
- a CDS encoding alkyl sulfatase dimerization domain-containing protein yields the protein MTEHKPTDYLSYIDRVWQGEDTLLAHLSGAYTGAELVPVRERVGFLPAFANVAVFDTGDGLVLVDSGDIRTAAPLHEAVRAFSDQPVSTVVYTHGHVDHVFGVAPFDAQADSEGRPRPEVIAHEAVTARFDRYVSTAGYNTWINRRQFGVPSLDWPSTYRYPDTTYRDRMTVERGDLTFELVHAKGETDDSTYVWVPELKALCTGDLFIWNTPNAGNPQKVQRYPEDWAHALRAMQELGAELLLPGHGVPIVGRERVYQALDDTARFLESLCEQTRDLMNAGHRLDTVLHGVQVPQELLRKPYLHPAYDEPEFVVRNLWRLWGGWYDQNPAHLKPAPDAAVATEFANAAGGASVLAQRALKLLEEGEPRLASHLAETAALAAPADVEVARIRARVYGQRAASETSTMARGVFNWAAAESAAVAEGTDLETELTRSPDGRKRAAGMISVGVVDEDECGCGVSGEDG
- a CDS encoding PucR family transcriptional regulator; its protein translation is MTLSDGARVLALRCEPKVNGLARHMSRESFEQLPGYAGLPDDVKDLEIAATVRHGVRLFLRRVTEPHPGPGGLRLFRERAAQRAEEGMPLHLLLRSHALGVYVLWQLLRETAEPGEEGALIELVDLLLRSHHSLVGAVAETYMDERSALEAEQRERRRSLIRGFLDGTLEPGRALLEQLGLDGPALVLAVVLEPSADAGAEPGDADQGGAEPGGPEPGNAVTIRRRMRRIQTVLDQGFGAELLFLFDAGAGRAVVPRGCEPPGDLAERLTRACGAEVRIAAVPAATPEAVPEASRTAVEILRVARTCGLPPGLHVLDDVLLEFHLSRPGPSSHRIAALLDPVAGRPELLRTLRTHLAQHQDRRLTAALLGLHPNTVDNRLAKLTELTGLDPSSPRGAALAIAALLLRDTAAGPDGASAAG